From the genome of Bos indicus isolate NIAB-ARS_2022 breed Sahiwal x Tharparkar chromosome 2, NIAB-ARS_B.indTharparkar_mat_pri_1.0, whole genome shotgun sequence:
TCCAGGGCCGCCACTATGAGTGCAGCAGTGACCACTCCAACCTGCAGCCTTACTTCAGCCGCTGCAACTCCATCCGCGTGGACAGCGGCTGCTGGATGCTCTACGAGCAGCCCAACTTCCAGGGCCCCCAGTACTTCCTGCGGCGCGGTGACTACCCCGACTACCAGCAGTGGATGGGCCTCAACGACTCCATCCGCTCCTGCCGCCTCATCCCCCACGTGAGTCCGGTGCCCCTGGGCCTGCCGTGGCCTCTCGTCAGCCGTGGTCAGGCTGTAGGACGGTGGCTTCCTTTGCTGGTCCTAACCGGatgctcttttcctttttaatatctcTTAATTGAGAATGCAATGCTCTTAACTGAGATTGCATTTTCCTTTGCTAATATAAACTCACCTCTACTGGGGAAAAGTGGCATGGTATCTGTTCAGAGTGTCAGAACACTCTGCCACAGGTGATGAACTCCTCACACTCAGGTGGTACTTAGGCTAGTCCCTGGgctatttctctctttcctcacctgtaaaatggggctactAGGGCGGCTAATTCATAGAGCTGTGATGAGGTGGGAAGGAGATTGCCTGTCACCTGGCAAGCCACCCTTCCCCCTACAGATATTGACTACTTTGAACATCCAGGGTCTCTCAAGTCCTGCTTTTTGATTCAGCAAAACCACTAACCAGCAATGTGATTCCAGTAGCCCCTGCAAAGCCATTGCTATCCAAATAAAGCCCAAACAGCCTGGAATTCCACAGTTAGGGATGCTGTAATGTGACTGTGACCAAGTCCTGTGGAAAATGTACCGCTTTGAGTAAGTTTGAAAGCCCCTCAGAGGGTTTAATGCCTTGATAGGAGCCAGACTAGCATTAGGAGCCTGGAAATCTCAGCTTCCACCTTCCAGTGCTGACTCTTCTGATTACAGCCTGAAAGCTCTAATCATTAGTTTCTCATAAAAGAAGATAACATAGTGTGTTAGGCGGTTGTGAAGATCAGATTAGACAACGGACATGTGAACCCTTTGCAAACCATGGAAGATGCCTTATTAGCAGTTTTTATGCCTCAGAATGAATTGCTTATGAGAACCTTTGCTAAGGAGGGTTTGATGGTGGAAGAAGGAAAACTGAATATGTACATGCCAGGACGAAACAAGCAGATAAAAGCACAAGTGCTTAGAAGAGACAGACAGGATTCACCCAGGACTAACAGCCTCCCTTCCATTTTCCTAAAGGTCTAAAATCTATCCATCTAGGCAGGCCTCCTTCATGATTTTTagcttctatttttattaataacctaaaatatattttgacagATCACATGTTAGAGCTGAGAAATGAAACTTAGCCGTTAACAATGGCTCTTGCTTTTCAGGACTTCAGAATAGCAGGACTCAAAGCAGAAAGGCAGGAATTAGATGTCTGGGCTTAATGGTCATCTTCTGTGCCTTACTTACGCTGGGGAAAGCAATTCTGCTTCGTCTCTCTCCAGCCTCTTCTAATGCTACTGAGATccaaaataatgccttttgcaagagatatatttgcttttttattttaacatctaATTATTTTATATCCTCTGAGGGGACTCCAGACCACCAGAAATCTATCAAGGAAAgaacaaaaaattatatataaaaattgtttCTTAAGAATGGTACTAAGTAGGTACTAAATGTGGTTCATGTAGGTTGTGGCCCTGGAAAACTCTAGGGAGAACCATGCATATCTTGATCTATGTGAATAGCACACCCTTCAGTTCTGCAGTTTGCAGTCTACCCAGTTGCACACGGTGGCTCTGGTGTTGCCTGTCTTTTAAACTTGTCATCTCTGATGTAAAAAAGACTTTGTAAATGCCCATTCCCCCAGGGGTGTGAGTGATTAGTGGCTAAGGACTAGGTTCTCTGACTTCTCCCATGTGCCGATTGCTGAACCCACAGACTGGTTCCCACCGGCTGAGGATCTATGAGCGAGAGGACTATCGAGGCCAGATGGTGGAGATCACAGAGGACTGCTCCTCACTCCACGACCGCTTCCACTTCAGTGAGATCCATTCCTTCAATGTGCTGGAGGGCTGGTGGGTCCTCTACGAGATGACCAACTACCGGGGGCGGCAGTACCTGCTGCGGCCGGGGGATTACAGGCGCTACCACGACTGGGGGGCTACAAATGCCAGAGTGGGCTCCTTGAGGAGGGCTGTGGAtttctattgaaatatttttactctacccttttctccacatgaaagttaataaaatatttcctgtgtGCTTGATGCAATAAtgtgtctctctcttcctttcaagCTCCTTGAAAGGGCTCCACAAAAATAAAGCTGGGAATAATGCAGATTTTCTTCTAAGTATCAGCGGGAAAGGTGATGTGGAGTTGCAGTAAAGAGGACAGGCTCAGGACAGAATGCCTGGTGCCACAACCACTAAAGAGCTTTAGTTGATCAACAAGTTGCTTAacatttctgtgcctcagtttcctaatttgCAAAACTTGGTGTAATGATACTCTTCATTTCTTAAGTTTGTGGGGGTGGATTAAATAAGTTCTTCTTTTAAAATCCTTGACACATTTCAGCTTTGCATATAGTAGTTTTTAGGAAACTGTTCTGCAAGCTTGCTGGTGAAACATCTGGTCATCTTCTTAGTACTCTTTCCTTAGTAGAACTCCCTTTTGGAGACCGCATTAAGTAAGACGGCTAAGTGCAATTGTATCAGAGGGAGACAGAGTTAGATAGAGATAGATGTGTCTAACACATCTTTGGTATAAATATATGTGATTACCAGaatagttttattaatatatgtgtatccaGAGCACAAGGATAAGAACTAAGCGCTACCTAAGGAACAGCCCAACAGTCTCTTCCAAACCTTTTTCTACTTAGATGGGAGACAAAGCATTCAGATAGTGTGCACTGACAAAAATAAGCACAGAGGGACAGAAGTAAAGGCACAAGGTACATGATCAGGAAAATAACTTGCAACCATGCAAAGTTCTTGAATCTACTATTGGCTAGGCTGATATTGTCCCCATACTTGGATTACCTCTTGCTCATGAATCAACATTTGATAATAATCATAGCAATAAGGAAGAAATAGGGGGACTAATCATTTAATTGAATTCAAAATTTCTTTGCAGGAAGATAAAGTTTATCAAATGTAATCTAAGTAGGTATTCTATTATCTACTGAATTTTCTTCAGTTGAAAATACTAGACTTCTTCATTTCAGATGCTGACACataattgaggaaaaaaaaaaaaaagacaaattacttCCCAGCTTAGGGGTTTGACTTAATTTTGAAAATGGCAACCTCTTATTGAAATAAGTTCTTGGTGAGTTGAGTGGGCATGATTACCAAAGAGCTACAGCAAATCattttttacttgaaaatatttagCAGTTAAGAAATAAGTTGTTCCCAAAATGCTAAATATAGTAGTCAAATTATGTAACAGTTTACTTTcctaacacacatgcacattacAAGATATTTGAAGAAGCTCTAAGGACATTCAGATCTGTGCTAATACAGTAGTCACTATCATGTGACTCTATTTGGCTAGACTTCATTTGGCTAAGtccagatttcaaagacttagtaggGACGTTAGAATGCAAAATATCTGAATATTTTTCCAATTCATttaatgttgaaatgataatattttggacatATTAGATTTAATAAAATCTGTTATTAAAGTTGATTTTACTTGTTTGATGTAACTGTTTCAGAAAAGTTACATTTATGCCTCTTACTATAACTCTGTTGATCAGACTTTCAGGCTAAAAAGATGAGTTGTAATTTGTTTTCAGATACAACTCAACCTGAAACTTGAGTTATATGAAAGCCTCACAGTTAGGAAATGGCAGAGAACATGGTTAAGCTTTACATAGTCATTGAATGTCCACTGCCTTATGAGGAGATACTCAATGAAATTATAATATCCACCTATCACTGATGCAGGGAGTGGAGGAGTGGGCCCTCATCTTGTCTTATCATAGGTTTGTTCCATTAACAACATTGAATTGAAGTTTCAGCAACAAATGAGAATGATCCTACCTTCTACAGATAAAAGTCCCCTTTTTCCTAAGctaattttccttcctttcccgcTCCCTGTCCAGGATGGCCCTTCAATTATAGCATTTTCATTCTGGAAGCTGCCATGTTTGCCTCCCTGAAGTTTTTCAAACACTGTTGACAATGTTATAGATTTTATAAAGAGCTTGAAAAATAACTGGCTAAAAATAATCATCTTTGACACTTTAACTACTCTGGCCAAATCAATACATTGTGGAGCAAGATCACATGCTACTATTTAGGAGAACAACCAGTTTTTTAAGAGTTATAATGATGAGAAAAAGACAGCCAACTgctaaagagatttttaaaaatggtaagtACATGGAAGGTGAGAAAGAATAGTTGAACATTCTAGAAGCTACATCATCCAGTACTGGAATATCAAGAGGAATTAGAGCTGAATAGAGGTGGTACCAGGCTGTGGTACATGAGATtggtttgattagttttctgtgactgtggttttcattctgtctgccatctgatggagaaggataagagcttatggaagcttcctgatgggagagactgactgtggggaaaactgggtcttgttctgatgggtggggccatgctcagtaaacctttaacccaattttctgttggtgggcgggactgtgttccctccctgttgtttgacctgagacctgGGCAGAAGCATGCCTCCCCTGATTCAGTGGCATTCTTTGGAAGATACCATGGTTGCATTCATAATACCTATGGTCTTTGTGTGCATGATCTCCAAGTGGGAGCCTCCTCTGACCATCAGAATAATTATCTGAATAATAATATTTGGAACCAGAGTCTCCATTTTAGGAAATAAAGTTAACTTTTGTTAAAAATGACTAAGAGCCATATTCCCTAGGGACATCTGCTAGCCTCCTGGCAAGGTAAGAAAGTGCAGATAATCTGTTGCTTTCTCTTCTCATTATTTCATGAGGTGTTCTTTGAATTGGAGTTCTAAGGAAACTTTGGTTTCTTGAAACTATTCCATCTCCAGAAGATGAAAAGGCATTAGCGCTTGAATTTGGAAGACAGTATCAGTTCGTCTTGGAATTGTTGGGCCATGCTGGATAAATGAAGGCATAAGATTCCACAGCAGAGGTGATGTCTCCTTCTTCACGTACTTCCCCTGTACTTTGGCTGGTTTGGAcactttgtttttggttttctttctttccccaaagaaaaccaaaaacaacctTGACCATGAGGTCCCAGACTCTcatagagttggatacaattgagtgactgaactgaattgaattgaagagGTGGtacaattctgttttttaaaaggttatttatTGTGCATAGAATTCAGATTGCAAATGTTCAGGAAGAGGACACCAGTTCTCATTCATACAcaggagtttgtttttttttttttttttccatctatttgtttaCTCTACTTTTTCAATCATTGGAAAACATCAGATAAGAtggaatttaatttattaattcctGAAATTTAAAGGATGCATATATGGTCCTGGAGGAAGGGTAATAAAACAAGAGGGACCCTAGGTGTTTCCCTCCTTATTAATGGTCCtgatgagagggtaacaggcaggaaggctagaggtcttcaaatggaggaaataggctgcaagtgtcagacattttttatctctctcataagcagcaggaggaaacaaaggattatttccccttctctatacaaatttaagaggagatttctcttaaaattctgtgttgctatGACGACATCTGGtaccacctgaacttaacttttctcaaatctTGAACTAACCAacgcatttttcttatggaaatgtttttcttaagctatgttattGAACTATGTATTTGCCCCAGACTCTTTCTTCAAGTCCTTCGCCCAAGACTCAGAACCtatgttttactcatgcaaatATTCTCTTAAgctacatttcctttctctaattagcagcctaCTAGTAGCTTATGCAACTTcctgctaaagactagcaggggagCACtcttttctgcccccttctgatatctacgtcagaaactttctctaactcttttatactttactaaaactttattacacaaacgctctgagcgatcaagcctcatcactggtcCCAGATTGAATCCCtttcctctggaggccaagaatcctggcatctttcatggctcagcaacaacctttcactgaCACATCCACAGGCTTTTTCTAGGTACAAAGAATAAATTCTTCCTCcaaatatgtgtgtgcttagaAATGGGATAACAATTTTGCATTTTACttatgttgttgctgctgttcatttgctaagtcatgtctgactctttgcaattccacagactgtagcatgctaggcttctctgtccattgtctcccagagtttgctcaaattcatgtccattgagttggtgatgctatctaaccatctcatcctctgccacaacCTTTTTgctttgcctttaatctttcccagcatcagggtcttttccagtgagtcagctcttcccaacaggtggccagagtattggaggatcagcttcagcatcagtcctttcaatgaatgttcagggttgatttcctttaggatggattgtttGGATacccttgttgtccaagggactctcaagagtcttctctaggaccacaattcaaaagcatcaattctttggcacatagtcttctttatggtccaacactcacatcaggacatgactactggaaaaaccatagctttgactatgtttgttggccaagtgatgtctctgctttttaatatgctgtctaggacttccccttgtggctcagacggtaaagcgtctgtctacaatgcagaagacccgggttcgatccctgggtcgggagggtcctctggagaaggaaatggcaatctgctccagtactcttgcctggaaaatcccatggatggaagagcgtggcaggctacagtccatggggtcacaaagagtcagacacgactgagagacttcactagGTTTGTAatgtgtgacttccctggtggtcagatggtaaagcatttgcctacaatgcgggagacccaggttccatccctgggttgggaagatcctctggagaaggaaatggcaacccactccagtactcttgcctggaaaaatggaGGAgcgtggatggaggagcatggtaggctacagtccatggggttgcaaagagtcggacacaactgagcaactgaactgaactgaactgaactgggactgGCCTGttgcctctgggtgtgtcatttagcttgcagattgaggatcaaggtttagttgaatttgactaGTCATTTTGggcccatttgattttaatcagtttatgttatgcccttgggctatgtcattctttcaaaagttgtgcccttcccccttccctcctgttgctcttttcctgagcACCGTCTGggcccacaatgttgcctctacaatcttctaggggacaaccagaaaatagctggttcttgggagggaaataccgtataatatccaatccccctagatattcaggccttcatcttccacgATTCCTGCAACTTGTGCAACAACAGCACTTCTCAGTGAACCCGCTAGGGCAGAtgacaggcacacaatgcctgctagaagtctATCTATTGGTGGCATCCTTTCAAgggcaattgggcttccagggataatgtttgccactttgggagttagccctgcaggccatttgggcccaaacccttgctacccttctcctaaagttacaaacatacccctGGATCAAGTCTCTACTctacttttatggaacatctggtctgttgcctTTTCTCAATTTGTTCTTAAGAACTCTGCCCCCTTATAGGCAACATTGCTCCTCCtcacttattattaaaatactcttaatgcccctaacagggccagataacccactcttttgtcattacttctgttattatcTAGGGCATGACAATAGAGTGgatctatgacaatgaaatgtttaccattggagaCATCCTAAGCTGTTCTTATGAAAGACcaggggaggaaatcagtgacttacattccctcagagcaataagaggataagTCTTATGTCTATTtccaggttcccagtctcagctcatagacttgaattactttaaatcatgatatctattcccatctgCAGTGGACAAACCAGCAATAagttaagattacaaccccttaTTCCTACCCAGTACATTGGGGACACCCAACTCCAGCCTGGGGATCCCAGGAAGTCAACCTGCCTTGACCTACCCAGGGATCTGGTCCTCGGAAGGTTGTCACACCTCAATCTGTTCAGCGATccaccagtccaggggtcccaagAGGTCCACATGCCTCGACTTgtccagggacccaattctcaggAGGCCAATCTGCCTCAACCTGCCCAGGGATTcgatctccaggaggctgtcatgctgcagcctgcctggggacctgcaccctgacccagggactccTGGATCTCAGATTGCAAGAGTACTGGCtcggataagcttcagaaagactcacccctaaggaagtccacccacgGAATTAGAAAGAAGCCCATTAGTTGTGGGACTGCACccggtctcagcaataactcaggagtccAATGGAAAGTCTGAAAGAGGCACTCCAAAAGTTAACCAATCTGGACTTACACTCTTaggagggacaggtgattttaaaggacaaattcctgtcccaatgtgcatcagacatcaggataaagttacaacagctacagcagcaggatCCTGATGCCTCTTTTGATAaaatggtccagacagccaccaatatcTTTTATAATAGAGAACAGAAGATGgaagccaaggcccaggaaagggagaaaaggaaagagacaaggcatgcccagatgctgggtgtcctccagggaagccctatggcaaaccccgagtccttaAAAGACAAGGCACAAGGCAAATGCTtaatctgtagacaggtgggACATTAGGCCAAAAAGGGTCCAAactgtgacaagtctcctaaaatggcttgctacaaatgccatcaatcGGGACATTGGACAGCACTCTACCCTCAgtacccaagagcctcaaggtcaagcaccaAGCCCTCCCTCAGggtggttcaacaggactgaagcaacctgttccagccagcctgcctgtcacagataaccatcacaggggtggagccaagggtgcaactggatatggcaggtaggtccaagaatttctcggttgacacaggggctaacTACTCTGTCCTGAACTcctactctggagccttctcctcccaaacctgtactattttgggtgctacaggaaagcaattacaaaaatattcacccaagcacttctttgttgctggaatggacaaatattttcccaccggTTTTTGGTcatccctgagtgtcctactcccgTTTGGGAAGAGATCTTTCCCTACCTTCAAAATCTTACAGCTATTCCACTCCTGATAGAAGACACTTTAAAACTCTCTCAGGGCTAACTATTTTCATCAGCGaacaagtgaaacaactcctgatTGGGAGAGGCCACTTATGGATGTCTGATGAaaggatcctcagatatcaagtagtgctgatggaaaatccaggcctgactatatccccttgtgaggttttTAACCCAGCTACCCTCCTGCCTACTcctgagggctctctcccctttcactcttgcctagacaCCTtagaccactggacaaaaccccaagagggattgtcagaagatcctctgaccaatcctgaggaaatctggtacactgatggaagcagctttgccttggatggaaaaagagCTGGATATCCAATGTTGAGACAGACCATggaggctaaacctttgccaccaggtacttcagtccaattagctgagctcatagccctgatttagctttagag
Proteins encoded in this window:
- the LOC139186448 gene encoding gamma-crystallin F — protein: MGKITFYEDRGFQGRHYECSSDHSNLQPYFSRCNSIRVDSGCWMLYEQPNFQGPQYFLRRGDYPDYQQWMGLNDSIRSCRLIPHTGSHRLRIYEREDYRGQMVEITEDCSSLHDRFHFSEIHSFNVLEGWWVLYEMTNYRGRQYLLRPGDYRRYHDWGATNARVGSLRRAVDFY